One window from the genome of Vibrio sp. VB16 encodes:
- the ygeW gene encoding knotted carbamoyltransferase YgeW → MKSINELIKEINELDSELHKKDFLLTWEQSPEELECVLKTAQVIKAMRQENIATNVFKNGLGISLFRDNSTRTRFSYASAINMLGLAQQDLDEGKSQIAHGETVRETANMISFCADAIGIRDDMYLGAGNAYMREVGEALDDGVKEGVLPHRPALVNLQCDVDHPTQSMADLAWLEEHFGDLEQLKGKKIAMTWAYSPSYGKPLSVPQGIIGLMTRFGMDVTLAHPEGYDLIPEVVEQARKNAEESGGSFTQVASMEEAFEDADIVYPKSWAPYQVMGRRTELLRADDHDGLKALEQECLAQNAKHKDWHCTEEMMKKTKGGEALYMHCLPADITGVSCKEGEVDEAVFEKYRIATYKEASWKPYIIAAMILNRKYQAPGDILQQLLDESEKRVK, encoded by the coding sequence ATGAAAAGCATTAATGAACTTATAAAGGAAATCAATGAACTAGACTCTGAACTTCATAAGAAAGATTTCCTATTAACGTGGGAACAAAGCCCTGAAGAGCTAGAGTGTGTATTAAAAACGGCGCAAGTTATCAAAGCAATGCGTCAGGAAAATATTGCTACCAACGTCTTTAAAAATGGCTTGGGCATTTCACTGTTTCGTGACAACTCAACCCGTACTCGTTTCTCCTATGCATCGGCTATTAATATGCTGGGCCTCGCTCAGCAAGATCTTGATGAAGGTAAATCTCAAATTGCTCATGGTGAAACCGTTCGTGAAACAGCGAATATGATTTCATTTTGTGCAGATGCTATCGGTATCCGTGATGACATGTATTTAGGCGCGGGTAATGCCTATATGCGCGAAGTGGGTGAAGCACTTGATGATGGTGTGAAAGAAGGTGTTCTGCCTCATCGCCCAGCATTAGTAAACTTACAGTGCGATGTCGACCACCCAACCCAATCAATGGCTGATTTAGCCTGGCTTGAAGAACATTTCGGCGATCTAGAACAGTTGAAGGGCAAAAAAATCGCGATGACGTGGGCGTATTCGCCGAGTTATGGCAAACCATTGTCAGTACCACAAGGGATTATCGGCTTGATGACCCGCTTTGGTATGGATGTGACATTGGCTCATCCAGAAGGTTATGACCTTATTCCCGAAGTTGTTGAACAAGCACGTAAGAACGCTGAAGAATCAGGTGGTAGCTTTACTCAGGTTGCCTCTATGGAAGAAGCTTTCGAAGATGCCGATATCGTCTATCCAAAATCATGGGCGCCTTATCAAGTTATGGGCCGTCGTACAGAACTTCTACGTGCCGATGATCATGATGGACTTAAAGCACTTGAGCAAGAATGTTTGGCTCAGAATGCAAAGCACAAAGATTGGCATTGTACTGAAGAAATGATGAAAAAAACCAAGGGTGGAGAGGCGCTTTATATGCATTGCCTACCTGCGGATATCACTGGCGTATCTTGTAAAGAAGGTGAAGTGGACGAAGCTGTATTCGAAAAGTACCGCATTGCCACATACAAAGAAGCGAGCTGGAAGCCATATATCATTGCGGCCATGATTTTGAACCGTAAATACCAAGCCCCAGGTGACATCTTACAACAGTTGTTAGACGAGTCCGAAAAACGCGTCAAATAA
- the dpaL gene encoding diaminopropionate ammonia-lyase, whose product MEIADNRHYNGKQSPLFTIDEAEKARAFHQKVEGYQPTPLHSLDCLAKEIGLGKILVKDEAYRFDLCAFKMLGGAYAIARLLCAEYSLDINNFDFDKLRNEISEKMTFATATDGNHGRGVAWAASKLGQNAVVYMPKGSADERVNNIRALGAECIVTDMNYDDTVRLAIKTANKNNWKIVQDTAWEGYTEIPTWIMQGYTTMAAEAVDQMKQQNVERPTHVFLQAGVGAMAGGVLGYLCDMYGADKLHSVIVEPDLADCIYRSGISDKGEMVNVEGDLATIMVGLACGEPNPIGWPVLRDCSTQFVSCQDSIAALGMRVLANPLGSDPKVVSGESGAVGAGMLAAIYYHPEREKLMEKLGLDQDSIVLLINTEGDTDPVHYREVLWQGKHPTL is encoded by the coding sequence ATGGAGATTGCTGATAATCGCCATTATAACGGTAAGCAATCCCCTCTATTCACCATTGATGAAGCGGAAAAAGCCCGTGCTTTTCATCAAAAAGTTGAAGGTTACCAACCAACGCCATTGCATTCTCTAGACTGCCTAGCGAAAGAAATTGGCCTTGGTAAAATATTAGTCAAAGACGAAGCGTATCGTTTTGATTTATGTGCATTCAAAATGTTAGGTGGTGCATACGCAATTGCTCGCTTACTTTGTGCAGAGTATTCACTCGATATTAATAATTTTGATTTCGACAAATTGAGAAACGAAATATCGGAAAAAATGACCTTTGCCACCGCAACAGACGGAAATCACGGACGTGGTGTGGCATGGGCAGCAAGTAAACTGGGTCAAAATGCAGTGGTTTATATGCCGAAAGGTTCGGCAGATGAGCGAGTTAACAACATCCGTGCTTTGGGTGCAGAGTGTATTGTGACGGATATGAACTACGACGATACCGTTCGTTTGGCTATTAAAACGGCAAACAAGAACAACTGGAAGATCGTGCAGGATACGGCGTGGGAAGGCTATACCGAAATTCCAACGTGGATCATGCAAGGTTACACCACAATGGCCGCGGAAGCTGTCGATCAAATGAAGCAACAGAATGTTGAACGTCCTACTCATGTATTTTTGCAAGCTGGAGTCGGTGCGATGGCAGGTGGCGTGCTTGGTTATCTTTGTGACATGTACGGGGCAGACAAGCTTCATTCGGTCATTGTCGAACCGGATCTTGCCGATTGCATTTATCGCTCAGGTATTAGTGATAAAGGTGAAATGGTCAACGTAGAAGGCGATCTCGCCACCATTATGGTTGGTTTAGCATGTGGTGAACCTAACCCAATAGGCTGGCCAGTACTTCGTGACTGCTCTACACAATTTGTGTCTTGTCAGGACAGCATCGCTGCACTTGGTATGCGTGTGTTAGCAAATCCGTTAGGCAGTGACCCTAAAGTTGTATCAGGTGAATCCGGCGCGGTTGGCGCAGGTATGTTAGCGGCTATTTACTATCACCCCGAGCGTGAGAAGTTGATGGAGAAACTTGGATTAGACCAAGATTCTATTGTGCTTCTTATTAACACCGAAGGCGATACCGACCCAGTGCATTATCGTGAAGTGCTGTGGCAAGGCAAACACCCAACGCTTTAA
- a CDS encoding YgeY family selenium metabolism-linked hydrolase, translating to MTMTIPFHKVVEKAQDYKADMSQFLRDMIAIPSESCDEEKVVLRIKEEMEKVGFDKVEIDPMGNVLGWIGHGPHLIAMDAHIDTVGVGNMDNWDFDPYEGMENDEIIGGRGASDQEGGMASMVYAGKIIKDLGLEDEYTLLVTGTVQEEDCDGLCWQYIIEESNIRPEFVVSTEPTDCQIYRGQRGRMEIRIDVAGVSCHGSAPERGDNAIFKMGPILSQLEGLSHKLKDDPFLGKGTLTVSEIFFTSPSRCAVADSCAVSIDRRLTWGESWEGALEEIRALPAVQEAKAVVSMYEYNRPAYTGLVYPTECYFPTWLIDEDHVATKTLEASYELLFDKKPTVDKWTFSTNGVSIMGRYGIPVIGFGPGKEPEAHAPNEKTWKDHLVTCAAMYAVIPQMYLEELKK from the coding sequence ATGACAATGACTATCCCATTCCACAAAGTTGTGGAAAAAGCTCAAGACTATAAAGCAGACATGAGTCAGTTTCTACGTGACATGATTGCGATTCCAAGTGAAAGTTGCGATGAAGAAAAAGTCGTATTACGCATTAAAGAAGAGATGGAAAAGGTCGGTTTCGATAAGGTAGAAATTGATCCTATGGGTAACGTATTAGGTTGGATCGGTCATGGCCCTCACCTAATTGCAATGGATGCACATATCGATACCGTTGGTGTTGGTAACATGGACAACTGGGATTTCGACCCGTACGAAGGTATGGAAAATGACGAGATAATCGGCGGTCGTGGCGCTTCAGATCAGGAAGGCGGTATGGCTTCAATGGTGTATGCGGGTAAGATTATCAAAGATCTTGGCCTTGAAGATGAGTACACATTGCTCGTGACGGGTACGGTTCAAGAAGAAGATTGTGATGGTCTTTGCTGGCAATATATCATCGAAGAAAGCAACATTCGTCCTGAATTCGTTGTATCCACTGAACCAACAGATTGCCAAATTTATCGCGGTCAGCGCGGTCGTATGGAAATTCGAATCGATGTTGCAGGCGTAAGCTGCCATGGTTCTGCTCCAGAACGTGGTGACAACGCTATCTTTAAGATGGGTCCAATTCTAAGCCAGCTTGAAGGCTTATCTCACAAGCTGAAAGATGACCCATTCCTAGGCAAAGGTACTCTAACTGTTTCTGAAATCTTCTTCACTTCTCCAAGTCGTTGTGCAGTAGCAGACAGCTGTGCTGTTTCTATTGACCGACGTTTAACGTGGGGCGAATCATGGGAAGGGGCACTTGAAGAAATCAGAGCGCTACCAGCAGTACAAGAAGCCAAAGCGGTCGTGTCAATGTACGAATATAACCGTCCAGCTTATACCGGTCTGGTCTACCCAACTGAGTGTTATTTCCCAACATGGTTGATCGATGAAGATCACGTTGCAACAAAAACTCTGGAAGCCTCGTATGAGTTGTTGTTTGACAAAAAACCGACCGTTGATAAGTGGACCTTCTCAACCAATGGTGTGTCTATCATGGGTCGTTATGGCATTCCAGTCATCGGTTTTGGTCCGGGTAAAGAGCCAGAAGCTCACGCTCCAAACGAGAAAACTTGGAAAGACCATCTGGTTACTTGCGCAGCAATGTATGCGGTTATTCCCCAAATGTATTTAGAAGAGTTGAAAAAATAG